A genomic stretch from Sulfurihydrogenibium azorense Az-Fu1 includes:
- the panC gene encoding pantoate--beta-alanine ligase gives MQIIKNPKELQDTILNLKKQGKKVGFVPTMGYLHDGHVSLIRCAKSQNDIVVVSIFVNPLQFGKNEDLDRYPRDFERDKSICEKEGVDYLFYPDYKDMYPEGFQTYVEVVELSKGLCGDYRPGHFKGVATVVLKLLNIVCPDNAYFGKKDYQQLKVIERMVKDLNLPINIVGCPIVRETDGLAMSSRNNYLSKEERQSATYIYKGLLEGKKLFQSGEKDPKRIKEAVVETIKKAPLLKEIQYVEIVDKDSLKPKEVVEPGDVIAVAVFIGNTRLIDNMEL, from the coding sequence ATGCAGATTATTAAAAATCCAAAAGAGCTTCAAGATACAATCCTTAATTTAAAAAAACAAGGTAAAAAAGTAGGATTTGTTCCTACAATGGGATACCTTCACGATGGACACGTATCATTAATAAGATGTGCTAAAAGCCAAAACGATATAGTAGTTGTAAGTATATTTGTCAATCCACTACAGTTTGGTAAAAATGAGGATTTAGATAGATATCCCAGAGATTTTGAAAGAGATAAAAGTATTTGTGAAAAGGAAGGAGTTGACTACTTATTTTACCCTGACTACAAAGATATGTATCCAGAAGGATTTCAGACCTATGTAGAGGTTGTGGAGCTGTCTAAAGGACTTTGTGGAGATTATAGACCGGGGCACTTTAAAGGTGTGGCAACGGTTGTTTTAAAACTGCTTAACATAGTTTGTCCAGATAACGCCTATTTTGGTAAGAAAGACTATCAACAGCTAAAAGTAATAGAAAGAATGGTAAAAGACCTAAACCTTCCTATTAACATTGTAGGCTGTCCTATAGTAAGGGAGACTGACGGTCTTGCAATGTCTTCAAGAAACAACTACCTTTCTAAAGAAGAAAGACAGTCAGCTACTTATATATACAAAGGACTTTTAGAAGGAAAAAAACTGTTTCAATCAGGAGAGAAAGACCCAAAAAGGATAAAAGAAGCTGTAGTGGAAACTATAAAAAAAGCACCTCTACTAAAAGAAATTCAGTATGTAGAGATTGTAGATAAAGACAGTTTAAAACCTAAAGAAGTAGTAGAGCCAGGAGATGTGATAGCTGTTGCCGTGTTTATAGGCAACACAAGGCTAATAGATAATATGGAGCTGTAA
- a CDS encoding Spy/CpxP family protein refolding chaperone, with protein sequence MRFVLVLVLLFFLNVFAQPKDDYSWMDKYFLVEPFNIYNIVMMQKTDLELTQKQIDAIKSEYDKYFPIMLGKARILKDKEEELRKLVYGNSDPEKVKNLIVEIAKLKSEMTVLDINLFKAVQSILNKKQNEKLIKYLTSGSL encoded by the coding sequence ATGCGGTTTGTCTTGGTGCTGGTTTTACTTTTCTTTTTAAATGTCTTTGCCCAACCAAAAGACGATTACTCTTGGATGGATAAATACTTTTTAGTAGAACCTTTTAATATATACAACATTGTAATGATGCAAAAAACAGATTTGGAGCTTACACAAAAACAGATAGATGCTATAAAGTCTGAGTATGACAAATACTTTCCTATAATGCTTGGAAAAGCAAGAATCCTTAAAGATAAAGAAGAGGAATTGAGAAAGTTGGTCTACGGCAACTCCGACCCAGAGAAAGTTAAAAACCTTATTGTAGAAATAGCAAAACTCAAGTCTGAAATGACAGTTTTAGATATTAACCTTTTTAAAGCAGTTCAATCTATACTCAATAAAAAGCAAAATGAAAAACTTATAAAATACTTAACATCAGGGTCTTTGTAA
- a CDS encoding rhomboid family intramembrane serine protease: MIPIKDNIPTQSFPYLTVLLIGINVGVFFYELSLSPVELEIFVHKYGLLPLDIVYFNFLNLFTHMFIHGNIAHIVGNMLFLWIFGNNVEDALGRVKFLVLYFLSGFFAAFLQSSVAILEGSLNIPMVGASGAISGILAAYVKLYPYAKVLTVIPPFIFFFFVLPAWFFIGYWFILQVLYAMFIPTSLGGVAWYAHIGGFIAGWFLIDKLYKKSLKLVHYSAIRY, from the coding sequence ATGATACCAATTAAAGATAACATACCTACCCAATCTTTTCCCTATTTAACAGTTTTGCTTATAGGTATAAATGTCGGAGTGTTTTTTTATGAGCTTTCTTTAAGCCCAGTAGAGCTTGAAATATTTGTACATAAATACGGACTTTTACCTCTTGATATTGTATATTTTAACTTTTTAAATCTTTTTACCCATATGTTTATTCACGGTAATATTGCTCACATTGTTGGAAATATGCTATTTTTATGGATATTTGGAAATAACGTAGAAGATGCTTTAGGAAGAGTAAAGTTTTTAGTTTTATACTTTTTGTCTGGATTTTTTGCTGCATTCTTACAATCTTCTGTAGCTATTCTTGAAGGAAGTTTAAACATACCTATGGTAGGAGCTTCTGGAGCTATAAGTGGGATACTGGCAGCTTACGTTAAACTCTACCCTTATGCAAAGGTACTGACGGTAATACCACCTTTTATATTTTTCTTTTTTGTCCTTCCAGCTTGGTTTTTCATAGGATACTGGTTTATACTGCAGGTTCTTTACGCTATGTTTATTCCTACCAGTCTTGGTGGTGTTGCTTGGTATGCCCATATAGGTGGTTTTATAGCAGGATGGTTTTTAATCGATAAACTCTACAAAAAATCACTAAAGTTAGTCCATTATTCAGCGATAAGGTATTAG
- a CDS encoding NAD(P)H-dependent glycerol-3-phosphate dehydrogenase, which translates to MYLTILGGGSWGTALAQVLSYNFEKVYIWDIDKQVLKDIQEYHQNKKYHPNVMLAHNIIPIEDIQEATNIGDIIVVAIPSQFVRQTLSNVKIEKEKPIISASKGIEIESLKLMSQVIEKSLNLDLKYIFALSGPSFAKEVIMGLPTAVVLAGDTRLGKDLQKILSTKTFRVYLSDDVVGAEVGGSVKNVIAIACGISDGLGFGNNARASLITRGLYEISKIVKEFGGNPQTVYGLSGLGDLILTATGDLSRNRKFGILIGQGYNVEDAIKEIGQIVEGYTTVKALNNLVKEKNIDLPISQMVYKVVYEGLDPKLAAEMLMIRDLKSEF; encoded by the coding sequence TTGTATTTAACTATATTAGGTGGTGGAAGCTGGGGAACGGCTCTGGCTCAGGTTTTAAGCTATAACTTCGAAAAAGTCTACATCTGGGACATAGATAAACAAGTTTTAAAAGATATACAAGAATATCACCAAAACAAAAAATACCATCCGAACGTAATGCTTGCTCACAACATCATCCCTATAGAAGATATTCAGGAAGCTACTAATATAGGAGATATTATAGTTGTAGCCATTCCAAGCCAGTTTGTACGTCAAACCCTTTCCAATGTAAAGATAGAAAAGGAAAAACCTATAATTTCCGCATCAAAAGGGATAGAGATAGAAAGTTTAAAATTAATGTCCCAAGTCATTGAAAAGAGTCTAAATTTAGATTTAAAATACATCTTTGCCTTATCTGGACCTTCTTTTGCAAAAGAGGTGATAATGGGACTTCCTACAGCTGTAGTACTGGCAGGAGATACTAGGTTAGGTAAGGATTTACAAAAAATTCTAAGTACAAAAACCTTTAGAGTATATCTGTCTGATGATGTTGTAGGAGCTGAGGTAGGTGGGTCTGTAAAAAACGTTATAGCTATTGCCTGTGGAATTAGTGATGGACTTGGTTTTGGCAACAATGCAAGGGCAAGCCTTATAACCAGAGGTTTGTATGAGATAAGTAAAATAGTAAAAGAGTTTGGAGGAAATCCTCAAACTGTTTATGGATTATCAGGACTTGGAGATTTAATCCTTACTGCTACAGGAGACTTGTCAAGAAACAGGAAGTTTGGAATACTAATAGGACAAGGCTATAACGTAGAAGATGCTATTAAAGAAATAGGTCAAATAGTAGAAGGCTACACAACTGTAAAAGCTTTAAACAATTTAGTAAAAGAAAAGAATATAGACCTTCCTATATCTCAAATGGTTTACAAAGTCGTGTACGAAGGCTTAGACCCAAAGTTAGCAGCAGAGATGCTTATGATTAGAGACTTAAAATCAGAATTTTAA
- a CDS encoding MFS transporter: MIDKDFTPQEKKITLGLAFIFSLRMLGLFLALPVLSVYAKNMPGSDAFWAGLAIGAYGLTQAIFQIPYGLWSDKIGRKPIIVSSTIIFVLGSFLAAYASYIENIHLLIAGRFLQGIGAVSSVVIALLADMTREEIRTRAMATIGASIGMAFAFGMVLGPLIASYFGLTGVFLFTGILGLISLPYVIFGIKEPSIVKHHEDAEFTSSYLSVVLKDKNLLKMDFGVFVLHMTLTAVFTAVPIIFAHQHSIDLKDIWKIYLLMFFVGLTIMVPSTIIAEKKGKIKQVKMLGILILIISFIMFILFKDNFYLTVLAIVVYFTGFMMLEPIMPSLMSKYAKPHVKGTASGVFNTAQFIGAFVGGAVGGLLLKIDDSAKLNFIFLTVLTLVWLVLVSSMEMPVKGVKNDTN; the protein is encoded by the coding sequence TTGATAGACAAAGATTTTACACCACAAGAAAAAAAGATAACACTTGGCCTTGCATTTATATTCTCTCTAAGAATGCTTGGGCTGTTTTTGGCTTTACCTGTACTAAGTGTTTATGCTAAAAATATGCCGGGATCTGATGCTTTTTGGGCAGGTCTTGCAATAGGTGCTTACGGTTTAACTCAGGCTATATTCCAAATACCTTATGGGTTATGGAGTGATAAGATAGGAAGAAAACCTATCATTGTGTCTAGTACGATTATCTTTGTTTTAGGTAGTTTTTTAGCAGCTTACGCATCTTACATAGAAAACATACATCTTCTAATAGCTGGAAGGTTTTTACAAGGTATAGGAGCCGTATCTTCTGTAGTTATAGCTTTACTTGCAGATATGACAAGAGAAGAGATTAGAACAAGAGCTATGGCAACTATTGGAGCTTCTATAGGAATGGCTTTTGCATTTGGTATGGTACTTGGACCATTGATAGCTTCTTACTTTGGTTTAACAGGAGTGTTTTTATTTACAGGAATACTTGGTCTTATATCTCTTCCTTATGTAATATTTGGTATAAAAGAGCCATCTATTGTTAAGCACCACGAAGATGCAGAGTTTACCTCTTCCTACTTATCTGTTGTTTTAAAAGATAAAAATCTTCTTAAGATGGATTTTGGAGTGTTTGTTCTTCATATGACTTTAACTGCGGTCTTTACGGCAGTCCCAATAATTTTTGCCCACCAACACAGTATAGATTTAAAAGATATATGGAAGATTTATCTTTTAATGTTTTTTGTAGGGCTTACTATAATGGTTCCTTCAACGATTATTGCAGAAAAGAAAGGGAAAATAAAGCAGGTAAAAATGCTTGGAATACTGATTTTAATAATCTCTTTCATTATGTTTATCCTCTTTAAAGACAACTTTTATCTAACAGTTTTAGCTATAGTAGTTTACTTTACAGGATTTATGATGCTTGAACCTATAATGCCATCTCTTATGAGTAAGTATGCAAAACCCCATGTAAAAGGAACAGCTTCTGGAGTGTTTAACACAGCCCAGTTTATAGGTGCTTTTGTAGGTGGAGCTGTCGGTGGACTACTATTAAAAATAGACGATTCAGCAAAACTTAACTTTATCTTCCTTACAGTACTAACTTTAGTATGGCTTGTTTTAGTCTCTTCTATGGAGATGCCTGTAAAAGGAGTAAAAAATGATACCAATTAA